One part of the Methylobacterium terrae genome encodes these proteins:
- a CDS encoding ABC transporter ATP-binding protein: MTHLSLEQIGISFTRAGRTTEVLRDVDLKIAKGEFVSLIGHSGCGKSTVLNIVAGLLKASTGGVLLDGKEVNSPGPERAVVFQNHSLLPWLTVRENVALAVDKVLRAKKSRAERRDWIEHNLALVNMTHAAEKRPHEISGGMKQRVGIARALAMEPKVLLMDEPFGALDALTRAHLQDQLMEIHLRLKNTVIMITHDVDEAVLLSDRIVMMTNGPSATIGEVLTVPLERPRKRLELVEDPTYTHARAEVLEFLYARHAKPAIAA; encoded by the coding sequence ATGACCCATCTCAGCCTCGAGCAGATCGGCATCAGCTTCACGCGGGCCGGGCGCACCACGGAGGTCTTGCGCGACGTCGACCTGAAGATCGCCAAGGGCGAGTTCGTCTCGCTGATCGGCCATTCCGGCTGCGGCAAGTCGACGGTGCTCAATATCGTGGCGGGCCTGCTCAAGGCCTCGACCGGCGGCGTCCTCCTCGACGGCAAGGAGGTGAACAGCCCCGGCCCCGAGCGGGCGGTGGTGTTCCAGAACCATTCGCTCCTGCCCTGGCTCACCGTGCGCGAGAACGTGGCGCTCGCGGTCGACAAGGTCTTGAGGGCGAAGAAGAGCCGGGCGGAGCGGCGCGACTGGATCGAGCACAACCTCGCGCTCGTCAACATGACCCACGCCGCCGAGAAGCGCCCGCACGAGATCTCCGGCGGCATGAAGCAGCGCGTCGGCATCGCCCGGGCGCTCGCCATGGAGCCGAAGGTCCTGCTGATGGACGAGCCCTTCGGTGCCCTCGACGCCCTGACTCGCGCCCATCTGCAGGACCAGCTGATGGAGATCCACCTGCGGCTGAAGAACACCGTCATCATGATCACCCACGACGTCGACGAGGCGGTGCTGCTCTCCGACCGGATCGTCATGATGACGAACGGGCCCTCGGCCACGATCGGCGAGGTGCTGACGGTGCCGCTCGAGCGGCCGCGCAAGCGCCTCGAGCTCGTCGAGGACCCGACCTACACCCATGCCCGGGCCGAGGTGCTGGAATTCCTCTACGCCCGCCACGCCAAACCCGCGATCGCGGCCTGA
- the ntrB gene encoding nitrate ABC transporter permease, with translation MALGLSLGRVGAAKVEGARRPLVTRAALKGLGLRIVPPLVVLAVFLLLWEVLCGRPGAGLPPPSRVVTEAWEIIAHPFYDNGGTDKGLFWHITASLQRVALGFTLAVIAGVMLGTLVGQSEWAMRGLDPIFQVLRTIPPLAWLPLSLAAFRDGQPSAIFVIFITSIWPIIINTAVGIRNIPQDYRNVAAVLRLNAFEFFAKVMLPSAAPYIFTGLRIGVGLSWLAIVAAEMLIGGVGIGFFIWDAWNSSHISEIIVALVYVGVIGFVLDRLVAGLGHLVTRGTATA, from the coding sequence ATGGCTCTCGGACTAAGCCTCGGGCGCGTCGGCGCCGCCAAGGTGGAGGGCGCGCGCCGCCCCCTCGTCACCCGCGCCGCCCTGAAAGGACTGGGCTTGCGGATCGTGCCGCCGCTCGTCGTGCTGGCGGTGTTCCTGCTACTCTGGGAAGTGCTCTGCGGGCGCCCCGGCGCCGGCCTGCCGCCGCCCTCCCGCGTGGTCACGGAGGCGTGGGAGATCATCGCCCACCCGTTCTACGACAACGGCGGCACCGACAAGGGTCTGTTCTGGCATATCACCGCCAGCCTCCAGCGCGTGGCTTTGGGCTTCACCCTGGCGGTCATCGCCGGCGTGATGCTCGGGACCCTCGTCGGCCAGTCCGAATGGGCGATGCGCGGGCTCGACCCGATCTTCCAGGTGCTGCGGACCATCCCGCCGCTCGCCTGGCTGCCCTTGTCGCTCGCTGCCTTCCGGGACGGCCAGCCCTCGGCGATCTTCGTGATCTTCATCACCTCGATCTGGCCGATCATCATCAACACCGCGGTCGGCATCCGCAACATCCCGCAGGATTACCGCAACGTCGCGGCGGTCTTACGCCTCAACGCCTTCGAGTTCTTCGCCAAGGTGATGCTGCCGTCGGCCGCTCCCTACATCTTCACGGGACTTCGCATCGGCGTCGGCCTGTCCTGGCTCGCCATCGTGGCCGCCGAGATGCTGATCGGCGGCGTCGGCATCGGCTTCTTCATCTGGGATGCCTGGAACTCCTCGCACATCAGCGAGATCATCGTGGCCCTGGTCTATGTCGGGGTGATCGGCTTCGTGCTCGACCGCCTCGTCGCCGGCCTCGGCCACCTCGTCACCCGCGGCACCGCCACGGCCTGA
- a CDS encoding CmpA/NrtA family ABC transporter substrate-binding protein, with protein sequence MSSVEHTTRRGILKGAAGALSLAAAARAALPGGAFAQGTGPEVKGAKLGFIALTDAAPLFVAKEKGIFAKHGMPDVEVLKQASWGTTRDNLVLGSEGNGIDGAHILTPMPYLISAGRVTQNNVPVPMYILARLNLAGQCISVAKEHMGDKVALDAKPFKAALERKKASGKSVKAAMTFPGGTHDLWIRYWLAAGGIDPDKDIETIVVPPPQMVANMKVGTMDCFCVCEPWNEQLITQGIGYTALTTGELWKDHPEKALGMRASWVDKYPNAAKALLAAVMEAQAWCDKPENRDELAGIVAKRQWINVPASDVVKRMKGEFDYGDGRKVANSPHIMKYWADNASYPYQSHDLWFLTEDIRWGKFDPQTDTKALIGRVNREDIWREVAKGMGVTAPASTSRGKETFFDGKVFDPADPAAYLGSLGIKKVA encoded by the coding sequence ATGAGCAGCGTTGAGCACACCACGCGTCGCGGCATCCTCAAGGGGGCGGCTGGCGCCCTGTCGCTGGCGGCGGCCGCCCGTGCGGCCCTGCCCGGCGGCGCCTTTGCGCAAGGGACCGGACCGGAGGTGAAGGGCGCCAAGCTCGGCTTCATCGCGCTCACCGACGCCGCCCCCCTCTTCGTCGCCAAGGAGAAGGGCATCTTCGCGAAGCACGGCATGCCCGACGTCGAGGTCCTGAAGCAGGCCTCCTGGGGCACCACCCGCGACAACCTGGTGCTCGGCTCCGAGGGCAACGGCATCGACGGGGCCCACATCCTGACCCCGATGCCCTACCTCATCAGCGCCGGCCGGGTGACGCAGAACAACGTGCCGGTGCCGATGTACATCCTGGCCCGGCTCAATCTCGCCGGCCAGTGCATCTCGGTCGCCAAGGAGCACATGGGCGACAAGGTCGCCCTCGACGCCAAGCCCTTCAAGGCGGCGCTCGAGCGCAAGAAGGCGTCGGGGAAGTCGGTGAAGGCCGCCATGACCTTCCCGGGCGGCACCCACGACCTCTGGATCCGCTACTGGCTCGCCGCCGGCGGCATCGACCCCGACAAGGACATCGAGACCATCGTCGTGCCGCCGCCCCAGATGGTGGCGAACATGAAGGTCGGCACGATGGACTGCTTCTGCGTCTGCGAGCCGTGGAACGAGCAGCTGATCACGCAAGGGATCGGCTACACGGCGCTGACCACCGGCGAGTTGTGGAAGGACCATCCCGAGAAGGCGCTCGGCATGCGCGCGTCCTGGGTCGACAAGTATCCGAACGCCGCCAAGGCCCTGCTCGCCGCCGTGATGGAGGCGCAAGCCTGGTGCGACAAGCCGGAGAACCGCGACGAGCTCGCCGGCATCGTCGCCAAGCGCCAGTGGATCAACGTCCCGGCGAGCGACGTCGTCAAGCGGATGAAGGGTGAGTTCGACTACGGCGACGGCCGCAAGGTCGCAAACAGCCCGCACATCATGAAGTACTGGGCCGACAACGCCTCGTACCCGTACCAGTCGCACGACCTCTGGTTCCTCACCGAGGACATCCGCTGGGGCAAGTTCGACCCCCAGACCGACACCAAGGCCCTCATCGGACGGGTCAACCGCGAGGACATCTGGCGCGAGGTGGCGAAGGGCATGGGCGTCACGGCCCCGGCCTCGACCTCCCGCGGCAAGGAGACCTTCTTCGACGGCAAGGTCTTCGATCCGGCGGATCCCGCCGCCTACCTCGGCAGCCTCGGCATCAAGAAGGTGGCGTGA
- a CDS encoding NAD(P)/FAD-dependent oxidoreductase, with translation MTDRLVVIGNGMASLRFLERLTEAAPGRYAVTCIGAEPVAAYNRVLLSSLLGGEVDEAACTFRGLDWYAGHGITLVTGAPATAIDTAERVVQVGEGLVLPYDQLVLAVGSVPIRLPKPGMDLPGIITFRDLADVAAIRRAAVAGARAIVIGGGLLGLEAAVGLARLGVDTTLLHVMDRLMERQLDHAAAGLVREAMEARGVRVILNADTAAVEGDGKVERLVLSDGTVLPADLVVMSVGVRPSTALAASAGLAVGRGIRVDDAMATSVPGIYALGECAEHRGQTYGLVEPAYEQAEVLARHLCGIEAAYAGTSLATSLKVSGLPVFSAGAVDVPEGAQAVTWSDPAAGLYRKLVIDGDRLIGAVFVGDVAEQGWCKSLIRTGDPITSDDRDDLMFGRPSPQSLAA, from the coding sequence ATGACGGACCGCCTCGTCGTCATCGGCAACGGCATGGCCTCGCTCCGCTTCCTGGAGCGGCTGACCGAGGCCGCCCCCGGCCGCTACGCCGTCACCTGCATCGGCGCCGAGCCGGTGGCGGCCTACAACCGGGTGCTGCTGTCGTCGCTGCTCGGCGGCGAGGTCGACGAGGCGGCCTGCACCTTCCGCGGGCTCGACTGGTACGCCGGGCACGGCATCACGCTGGTCACCGGCGCGCCCGCCACCGCCATCGACACCGCGGAGCGGGTCGTGCAGGTCGGCGAGGGGCTGGTGCTCCCTTACGACCAGCTGGTGCTGGCGGTCGGCTCGGTGCCGATCCGGCTGCCGAAGCCCGGCATGGATCTGCCCGGGATCATCACCTTCCGGGATCTCGCCGACGTCGCGGCGATCCGCCGGGCGGCGGTGGCGGGCGCGCGGGCGATCGTGATCGGCGGCGGCCTCCTCGGGCTCGAGGCGGCGGTGGGCCTCGCCCGGCTCGGGGTCGACACCACGCTCCTGCACGTCATGGACCGGCTGATGGAGCGCCAGCTCGACCACGCCGCCGCCGGCCTCGTGCGCGAGGCGATGGAGGCCCGCGGCGTGCGGGTGATCCTGAACGCCGACACCGCCGCGGTCGAGGGCGACGGCAAGGTGGAACGCCTGGTCCTGTCCGACGGCACGGTGCTGCCGGCCGACCTCGTGGTGATGTCGGTCGGCGTGCGCCCCTCGACGGCGCTCGCGGCGAGTGCCGGCCTCGCGGTCGGCCGCGGCATCCGGGTCGACGACGCGATGGCGACCTCGGTGCCGGGGATCTACGCGCTCGGCGAATGCGCCGAGCACCGGGGCCAGACCTACGGCCTCGTCGAACCGGCCTACGAGCAGGCCGAGGTGCTGGCCCGCCACCTCTGCGGGATCGAGGCCGCTTACGCCGGCACCTCGCTCGCGACGAGCCTCAAGGTCTCCGGCCTGCCGGTCTTCTCCGCCGGGGCCGTCGACGTGCCCGAGGGCGCGCAAGCCGTGACCTGGAGCGATCCGGCCGCCGGCCTCTACCGCAAGCTCGTGATCGACGGCGACCGCCTGATCGGCGCGGTCTTCGTCGGCGACGTCGCC
- a CDS encoding CmpA/NrtA family ABC transporter substrate-binding protein, translating into MRLQLGYVPLTDAAVLIAAVERGFTAGEGLEVDLVPEPSWATLRDRLALGVLDGAHMLAPLALACHLGLSGPQARLIAPAALARNGNAVTLSLPLWQALDAASDALSDVARALARVAEARAGEGRPLTLATVHPYSSHTYQWRRLLALGGSSLASVRLVVVPPPATVAALESGRIDGFCVGAPWSSVAVEAGVGRIAALGAAIAPGCPEKVLALPAEMEDRAAPLLRALKRSARWCGEPDNREALAALLASPRHLGLDPALVLRGLSGTLRLAPGGEVIEAADYLVLGEPELTPDPDALGWMVEEMAAAGQVETVFADANGLYRPDLLAAA; encoded by the coding sequence ATGAGGCTCCAGCTCGGCTACGTCCCGCTCACCGACGCCGCGGTGCTGATCGCCGCGGTCGAGCGCGGCTTCACGGCGGGGGAAGGGCTCGAGGTCGACCTGGTGCCCGAGCCCTCCTGGGCGACCCTGCGCGACCGCCTCGCGCTCGGTGTCCTCGACGGCGCCCACATGCTGGCGCCGCTGGCGCTGGCCTGTCACCTGGGCCTCAGCGGACCTCAGGCGCGCCTGATCGCCCCGGCGGCGCTCGCGCGCAACGGCAACGCCGTGACCCTGTCGCTGCCGCTCTGGCAGGCACTCGATGCCGCATCCGACGCCTTGTCCGACGTCGCCCGCGCGCTCGCCCGCGTCGCCGAGGCCCGCGCCGGGGAGGGGCGACCGCTGACGCTCGCCACCGTCCACCCCTATTCCTCCCACACCTACCAATGGCGGCGCCTGCTGGCGCTCGGCGGCAGCTCGCTCGCGTCGGTCCGCCTCGTGGTGGTGCCGCCGCCCGCCACCGTCGCGGCCCTGGAGAGCGGCCGGATCGACGGGTTCTGCGTCGGCGCGCCCTGGAGCAGCGTCGCGGTCGAGGCAGGCGTCGGCCGCATCGCCGCCCTCGGTGCCGCGATCGCGCCGGGCTGCCCGGAGAAGGTGCTGGCGCTGCCCGCCGAGATGGAGGACCGCGCGGCGCCGCTCCTGCGCGCCCTGAAGCGGAGTGCTCGCTGGTGCGGGGAGCCGGATAATCGCGAGGCGCTGGCCGCCCTGCTCGCCAGCCCGCGCCATCTCGGCCTCGATCCGGCGTTGGTCCTGCGGGGGCTCTCGGGGACGTTGCGGCTCGCGCCGGGCGGGGAGGTGATCGAGGCCGCGGATTACCTCGTCCTCGGCGAGCCCGAACTCACCCCCGACCCGGACGCCCTCGGTTGGATGGTCGAGGAGATGGCGGCGGCGGGGCAGGTCGAGACGGTGTTCGCCGACGCGAATGGACTGTATCGGCCGGACCTGCTGGCGGCGGCGTAA
- a CDS encoding ANTAR domain-containing response regulator, producing MPDRAAPPPASPAPVTPAPSPGESLTIAVVDPSRARAAILEEGLRAVEGARVVVIPDTADLLDRLSALSPDVVVIHLESPSRDLLEQMFGVSRLVERPVAMFVDRSDAPMMQAAVDAGISAYIVDGLRAERIKPIIEIAILRFNAFARLQRELTEAKSELADRKLIERAKGILMSAKGLTEDEAYKQLRRKAMNEKRKIVDIARAIVTAADLLG from the coding sequence ATGCCCGACCGCGCAGCGCCCCCCCCGGCCTCTCCCGCCCCGGTGACTCCCGCCCCGTCCCCGGGCGAGAGCCTCACCATCGCCGTCGTCGATCCGAGCCGTGCCCGGGCCGCGATCCTGGAAGAGGGCCTGCGCGCCGTCGAGGGCGCCCGGGTGGTGGTGATCCCCGACACCGCCGACCTCCTCGACCGTCTCTCCGCCCTGTCGCCCGACGTGGTGGTGATCCACCTCGAGAGCCCGAGCCGCGACCTCCTGGAGCAGATGTTCGGGGTCTCGCGCCTGGTCGAGCGGCCGGTGGCGATGTTCGTCGACCGCTCCGACGCGCCGATGATGCAGGCCGCCGTCGATGCCGGCATCTCGGCCTACATCGTCGATGGGCTTCGCGCCGAGCGGATCAAGCCGATCATCGAGATCGCGATCCTGCGCTTCAACGCCTTCGCGCGGCTGCAGCGCGAGCTCACCGAGGCGAAGAGCGAGCTCGCCGACCGCAAGCTGATCGAGCGCGCCAAGGGTATCCTGATGAGCGCCAAGGGGCTGACCGAGGACGAGGCCTACAAGCAGCTCCGGCGCAAGGCGATGAACGAGAAGCGCAAGATCGTCGACATCGCCCGCGCCATCGTCACCGCCGCGGACCTGCTCGGATGA
- a CDS encoding metallophosphoesterase family protein: MLTYAIGDVHGRADLLERLLARIEAHRAGRARRLVFLGDAIDRGPDSARAVAILREIQAREPSSVTCLLGNHEAMLLDAVAGSNLDLWALNGGGTTLASFGVAHPDELPREVVAWIAALPTLHGDARRWYVHGGLDPAMRAHDSDRATRLWMREPFLSAGHDFGRHVVHGHTPTRDGLPELKAHRTNLDTGAVFGGPLTAGVFDDRQGPPVDILTVR; this comes from the coding sequence ATGCTCACCTACGCGATCGGCGACGTCCACGGCCGCGCCGACCTCCTCGAACGGCTCCTCGCGCGGATCGAGGCGCATCGCGCCGGGCGGGCGCGCCGCCTGGTCTTCCTCGGCGACGCCATCGACCGGGGGCCCGACAGCGCGCGCGCCGTCGCGATCCTGCGGGAGATCCAGGCCCGGGAGCCCAGCTCCGTCACCTGCCTGCTCGGCAACCACGAGGCGATGCTGCTCGACGCCGTGGCCGGATCGAACCTCGATCTCTGGGCGCTCAACGGCGGGGGCACGACGCTCGCCTCCTTCGGCGTCGCGCATCCGGACGAGCTGCCGCGGGAGGTCGTCGCCTGGATCGCCGCCCTGCCGACCCTGCACGGCGACGCACGCCGCTGGTACGTCCATGGCGGCCTCGACCCGGCCATGCGGGCGCACGACAGCGACCGCGCGACCCGGCTGTGGATGCGCGAGCCGTTCCTGTCCGCCGGGCACGATTTCGGCCGCCACGTCGTCCACGGCCACACCCCGACGCGGGACGGCCTGCCCGAGCTGAAGGCCCATCGCACCAACCTCGACACCGGCGCGGTGTTCGGCGGCCCGCTCACCGCCGGGGTGTTCGACGACCGGCAGGGACCGCCGGTGGACATCTTGACGGTGCGATGA
- a CDS encoding glycoside hydrolase family 15 protein, whose amino-acid sequence MALLIEDYALVGDGRSAALIGRDGSVDWLCWPRFDASACFAALLGTREDHGHWRIAPAGEATSTRCYRQDTLVLETTHETADGAVRVIDYMPVEDGTHLVRLVEGVRGRVAMRMDLVVRFDYGSAVPWVSRSENDDLRAIAGPNKLVLRTRAALKGIGQTTVSEFTVEAGKSVAFVLSYGLSHEDDPPPIEPRKVLAATTQYWRSWTRRCQGGTPWDAVLTRSLLTLKALIYRPTGGIVAAPTTSLPEQIGGVRNWDYRFCWLRDSTFTLLALMDAGYIEEARAWRDWLTRAVAGSPEQAHILYGIAGERLLPEIELDWLPGYEGSRPVRVGNAAAQQFQLDVYGELFDALFQAHQRGMRADESGVRVGRALLDHLDRVWREPDEGIWEVRGGRKHFVHSKVMAWVAFDRAIRFYEAHVADDEPTAGDDEAVIRWRATRDEIHREVCEKGFDEELNSFVQYYGSKDLDASLLLIAHMGFLPQDDPRVVGTVEAIGRDLMHEGFVLRYDTSGQTTDGLPAGEGAFLPCSFWYADNLIGLGRREEARALIERLLALCNDVGLLAEEYDPVRKRQVGNFPQAFSHVALVNTLLNFSRTIGPAKERGGDPDAAGHPGERPVMPPQAAESPAT is encoded by the coding sequence ATGGCGTTGCTCATCGAGGATTACGCGCTCGTCGGGGACGGGCGCAGCGCGGCACTGATCGGGCGCGACGGCAGCGTCGACTGGCTGTGCTGGCCGCGCTTCGACGCCTCGGCGTGCTTCGCGGCCCTGCTCGGCACCCGCGAGGACCACGGCCACTGGCGCATCGCACCCGCGGGCGAGGCGACGAGCACCCGCTGCTACCGGCAGGACACGCTGGTGCTCGAGACCACCCACGAGACCGCCGACGGCGCGGTCCGGGTGATCGACTACATGCCGGTCGAGGACGGCACCCATCTGGTGCGCCTCGTCGAGGGCGTGCGCGGCCGGGTGGCGATGCGCATGGACCTGGTGGTGCGCTTCGATTACGGCTCCGCCGTCCCCTGGGTCTCGCGCAGCGAGAACGACGACCTCAGGGCGATCGCCGGGCCGAACAAGCTGGTGCTGCGCACCCGCGCGGCCCTGAAGGGCATCGGCCAGACGACGGTCTCGGAATTCACCGTCGAGGCGGGCAAGAGCGTCGCCTTCGTGCTGAGCTACGGCCTCTCGCACGAGGACGATCCGCCGCCGATCGAGCCGCGCAAGGTGCTCGCCGCCACCACCCAGTACTGGCGCTCCTGGACCCGGCGCTGCCAGGGCGGCACGCCCTGGGACGCGGTGCTGACCCGCTCGCTCCTGACGCTCAAGGCGCTGATCTACCGGCCGACCGGCGGCATCGTGGCGGCGCCCACCACCTCGCTGCCCGAGCAGATCGGCGGCGTGCGCAACTGGGACTACCGGTTCTGCTGGCTGCGCGATTCCACCTTCACGCTCTTGGCGCTGATGGATGCCGGCTACATCGAGGAGGCCCGGGCCTGGCGCGACTGGCTCACCCGGGCGGTGGCCGGCAGCCCCGAGCAGGCCCACATCCTCTACGGCATCGCCGGCGAGCGCCTGCTGCCGGAGATCGAGCTCGACTGGCTGCCCGGCTACGAGGGGTCGCGCCCGGTGCGGGTCGGCAACGCCGCCGCCCAGCAATTCCAGCTCGACGTCTACGGCGAATTGTTCGACGCCCTGTTCCAGGCCCACCAGCGCGGGATGCGGGCCGACGAATCCGGCGTGCGGGTCGGCCGCGCCCTCCTCGACCACCTCGACCGGGTCTGGCGCGAGCCGGACGAGGGCATCTGGGAGGTGCGCGGCGGGCGCAAGCACTTCGTCCACTCGAAGGTGATGGCCTGGGTCGCCTTCGACCGGGCGATCCGGTTCTACGAGGCCCACGTCGCGGACGACGAGCCGACCGCCGGCGACGACGAGGCGGTGATCCGCTGGCGCGCCACCCGCGACGAGATCCATCGCGAGGTCTGCGAGAAGGGCTTCGACGAGGAGCTCAACAGCTTCGTGCAGTATTACGGCTCGAAGGATCTCGATGCGAGCCTGCTGCTCATCGCCCATATGGGCTTCCTGCCCCAGGACGATCCGCGGGTCGTCGGCACCGTCGAGGCGATCGGCCGCGACCTGATGCACGAGGGCTTCGTGCTGCGCTACGACACGAGCGGCCAGACGACCGACGGCCTGCCCGCCGGCGAGGGCGCCTTCCTGCCCTGCAGCTTCTGGTACGCCGACAACCTGATCGGGCTCGGCCGGCGCGAGGAGGCCAGGGCGCTCATCGAGCGGCTGCTCGCCCTGTGCAACGACGTCGGTCTGCTGGCCGAGGAGTACGACCCGGTGCGCAAGCGCCAGGTCGGCAATTTTCCGCAGGCGTTCAGCCATGTCGCGCTCGTCAACACGCTTCTGAACTTCAGTCGGACGATCGGACCCGCTAAGGAGCGCGGCGGAGACCCGGACGCCGCGGGCCATCCGGGCGAACGGCCCGTGATGCCCCCGCAGGCGGCCGAAAGCCCCGCGACCTGA
- the tkt gene encoding transketolase, protein MSAADTKPKAGTSEIDQRSIDTIRTLTIDAVQKANSGHAGAPLGLAPVAFTLWNRYLRYDPANPHWPNRDRFVLSVGHASMLLYSLIHLAEVAEKDGANAPAVSLEDLKKFRQLDSRTPGHPEYHFTTGVEVTTGPLGQGVANSVGMAMGGRFLGERLAHGDRPLFDYNVYALCSDGDLMEGVSAEAASIAGHLRLSNLCWIYDNNTITIEGHTDLAFSEEVAARFLAYGWQVLRVADANDTVAVSHALETFLQSGDRPTLIIVNSVIGYGAPTKQGTPKAHSDALGPDEVKGAKRAYGWPEDAQFLVPDGVYDNFRRGIGARGKALREEWLALVEEVKADDPDLAKDLDAYLAGELPEGWDADIPVFPADAKGLATRESSGKVLNALANRVPWLLGGSADLAPSNKTKLEGEDAGTLGPFTPGGRNIHFGVREHAMGSIVNGLGLVGLRAYGATFLVFSDYMRPPIRLAALMELPVFHVFTHDSIGVGEDGPTHQPVEHLLALRAIPGLVTFRPADANEVAEAYRVIMQLKHQPAVLALSRQPLPTVDREKYAPASGTAKGAYVLAGADEAKPDVILIGTGSEVQLCLGAYETLKAEGVKARVVSMPSWDLFEQQDEAYRNSVLPPEVTARVAVEQGSVIGWDRYAGSAGTILGMHTFGSSAPIKDLQTKFGFTPEKVLEAARAQAAKKKG, encoded by the coding sequence ATGAGCGCAGCCGACACCAAGCCGAAGGCCGGCACCAGCGAGATCGACCAGCGCAGCATCGACACGATCCGCACGCTGACGATCGATGCGGTGCAGAAGGCGAATTCGGGCCATGCCGGCGCCCCTCTCGGGCTCGCCCCGGTCGCCTTCACCCTGTGGAACCGCTACCTCCGCTACGACCCGGCGAACCCACACTGGCCGAACCGCGACCGCTTCGTGCTGTCGGTCGGCCACGCCTCGATGCTGCTCTACAGCCTCATCCACCTCGCCGAGGTGGCGGAGAAGGACGGGGCGAACGCCCCGGCGGTGAGCCTGGAGGACCTCAAGAAGTTCCGCCAGCTCGACAGCCGCACGCCGGGCCACCCGGAATACCACTTCACCACCGGCGTCGAGGTGACAACCGGCCCCCTCGGCCAGGGCGTGGCCAATTCCGTCGGCATGGCGATGGGCGGCCGCTTCCTCGGCGAGCGCCTGGCCCACGGCGACCGGCCGCTCTTCGACTACAACGTCTACGCCCTATGCAGCGACGGCGACCTGATGGAGGGCGTCTCGGCGGAAGCCGCCTCGATCGCCGGGCACCTGCGCCTGTCGAACCTGTGCTGGATCTACGACAACAACACCATCACCATCGAGGGCCACACCGACCTCGCCTTCAGCGAGGAGGTCGCCGCCCGGTTCCTGGCCTATGGCTGGCAGGTCCTGCGCGTCGCCGACGCCAACGACACCGTGGCGGTGTCGCACGCCCTCGAGACCTTCCTGCAATCGGGCGACCGCCCGACCCTGATCATCGTCAACTCGGTGATCGGCTACGGCGCGCCGACGAAGCAGGGCACCCCGAAGGCCCACTCGGACGCGCTGGGCCCCGACGAGGTCAAGGGCGCCAAGCGCGCCTATGGCTGGCCGGAGGACGCCCAGTTCCTGGTGCCGGACGGCGTCTACGACAATTTCCGTCGAGGCATCGGCGCCCGCGGCAAGGCCCTGCGCGAGGAGTGGCTGGCCCTCGTCGAGGAGGTGAAGGCCGACGATCCCGACCTCGCCAAGGACCTCGACGCCTATCTCGCGGGCGAGCTGCCGGAGGGCTGGGACGCCGACATCCCGGTCTTCCCCGCCGACGCCAAGGGTCTCGCTACCCGCGAATCCTCCGGCAAGGTGCTCAACGCGCTGGCCAACCGGGTGCCGTGGCTGCTCGGCGGCTCGGCCGACCTCGCGCCCTCGAACAAGACCAAGCTCGAGGGCGAGGATGCCGGGACGCTGGGGCCCTTCACCCCGGGCGGGCGCAACATCCATTTCGGCGTGCGCGAGCACGCGATGGGCTCGATCGTCAACGGCCTCGGGCTCGTCGGCCTGCGCGCCTACGGGGCGACCTTCCTGGTCTTCTCCGACTACATGCGCCCGCCGATCCGGCTCGCCGCCCTGATGGAGCTGCCGGTCTTCCACGTCTTCACCCACGATTCGATCGGGGTCGGCGAGGACGGGCCGACCCACCAGCCGGTGGAGCACCTGCTGGCGCTCCGCGCCATCCCCGGCCTCGTCACCTTCCGGCCGGCCGACGCCAACGAGGTGGCGGAGGCCTACCGGGTCATCATGCAGCTCAAGCACCAGCCGGCGGTGCTGGCGCTGAGCCGCCAGCCGCTGCCGACCGTCGATCGCGAGAAATATGCCCCGGCGTCGGGCACCGCGAAGGGCGCCTACGTGCTGGCCGGGGCCGACGAGGCGAAGCCCGACGTGATCCTGATCGGCACCGGCTCCGAGGTGCAGCTCTGCCTCGGCGCCTACGAGACGCTGAAGGCCGAGGGCGTGAAGGCCCGGGTGGTGTCGATGCCGTCCTGGGACCTGTTCGAGCAGCAGGACGAGGCCTACCGCAACAGCGTGCTGCCGCCCGAGGTGACGGCCCGCGTCGCGGTCGAGCAGGGCTCGGTGATCGGCTGGGACCGCTACGCCGGCAGCGCCGGCACGATCCTGGGCATGCACACCTTCGGCTCCTCGGCCCCGATCAAGGACCTGCAGACCAAGTTCGGCTTCACGCCCGAGAAGGTGCTGGAGGCCGCCCGCGCGCAAGCGGCGAAGAAGAAGGGCTGA